The following proteins come from a genomic window of Gimesia chilikensis:
- a CDS encoding thiazole synthase: MATIGDTESTLVLGTHHLNSRLIVGTGKYTTYELMQESLEISGSEVITVAVRRERLIDADGRNILDFIDLDKYTILPNTAGCFSADDAVRVARMGREILRGLENPGADWVKIEVLGDTKTLLPDPVATLEATKQLVDEGFSVLCYSTDDPITAKRLKDAGATSVMPAGSPIGSGQGILNPNNIRICLEYLKEDDPDYPVIVDAGVGTASDVTIAMELGCDGVLLNTGIAGAQDPVRMARAMKNAIEAGRDAYLAGRIPRKLYATASSPETGIIAPKA; the protein is encoded by the coding sequence ATGGCAACAATTGGCGATACCGAATCGACCCTGGTACTGGGCACACATCATCTGAACTCCCGACTGATCGTCGGCACGGGTAAATACACCACGTACGAACTGATGCAGGAAAGCCTGGAAATCAGTGGTTCGGAAGTGATTACCGTCGCCGTGCGTCGCGAGCGATTGATCGACGCCGACGGCCGGAACATTCTGGACTTCATCGACCTCGATAAATACACGATCCTGCCGAACACCGCCGGCTGCTTCTCCGCAGACGATGCCGTGCGTGTCGCGCGGATGGGACGCGAAATTCTGCGGGGCCTCGAAAACCCGGGAGCCGACTGGGTCAAAATTGAAGTTCTGGGCGATACCAAAACCCTGCTCCCCGACCCGGTCGCCACACTCGAAGCGACAAAACAACTGGTCGACGAAGGCTTTTCAGTGCTCTGCTATTCCACCGACGATCCAATCACCGCGAAGCGTCTGAAGGACGCAGGGGCAACCTCGGTCATGCCGGCAGGCAGCCCGATCGGCAGTGGTCAGGGAATTCTGAACCCGAACAATATCCGCATCTGTCTGGAGTACCTCAAAGAGGACGACCCGGACTATCCGGTGATTGTCGATGCGGGCGTGGGAACCGCCAGCGATGTGACGATCGCCATGGAACTGGGTTGTGACGGCGTGTTACTCAATACGGGTATCGCCGGCGCGCAGGATCCCGTCCGCATGGCCCGAGCCATGAAAAACGCAATTGAAGCCGGCCGCGACGCTTACCTGGCGGGACGCATTCCCCGCAAGCTCTACGCCACGGCCTCCAGTCCCGAAACCGGGATTATTGCGCCAAAGGCTTAG
- a CDS encoding protoglobin family protein, which translates to MKHIDEEKLEVDLSYRFQYLVEFIGITEDDLGAVHGAAGILAPLVPALVDAVYDQLFTYDCTKRHFVPRQSGYEGEIPESLETLTLDHEMIQFRKQHLARYLESLVTRPYDAKMVEYLDMVGKIHTPKAGSKDLDVPLVQMNALMGFVSTALISTILGLNLDRETEVKTLVAFNKLLWVQNDLITRHYQA; encoded by the coding sequence ATGAAGCACATTGATGAAGAAAAACTGGAAGTTGATCTGTCTTACCGGTTCCAGTATCTCGTGGAATTCATTGGGATTACGGAAGACGATCTGGGGGCCGTTCATGGTGCGGCGGGCATTCTGGCACCTCTGGTACCGGCCCTGGTTGATGCCGTATATGATCAACTCTTCACATATGATTGCACAAAACGACATTTCGTGCCACGCCAATCCGGGTATGAGGGGGAAATTCCCGAAAGCCTCGAAACGCTGACCCTGGACCACGAAATGATCCAGTTTCGCAAACAGCATCTGGCCCGCTACCTGGAATCGCTGGTCACCCGGCCTTACGACGCAAAGATGGTGGAATACCTGGACATGGTCGGCAAAATCCACACCCCCAAAGCGGGCAGCAAAGATCTGGATGTGCCCCTGGTGCAGATGAACGCACTGATGGGGTTCGTCTCAACTGCGCTGATCAGCACGATTCTGGGCCTGAATCTGGATCGTGAAACCGAAGTCAAAACCCTGGTCGCGTTCAATAAGCTGCTCTGGGTACAGAACGACCTGATCACCCGCCATTACCAGGCGTAG
- the aspS gene encoding aspartate--tRNA ligase, which produces MLRTHTCGELRTDHVGQTVTLAGWVIRGRDHGGLAFIDLRDRYGVTQIVFNPDRDAEMHELARTLRAEDVIQVSGEVVLRDDRENEKLATGKIEVRAHELKVLNKSKTPPFEPGTSELPNEELRLTYRFLDLRSERLQHAMLVRHRLMKLTRDYFDNLQFLEIETPILGRSTPEGARDYLVPSRVHEGAFYALPQSPQIYKQILMISGYDRYFQIARCFRDEDLRADRQPEFTQIDIEMAFVEQEDILTLIDGLMATFLKELRGEEMALPLPRYDYADVMEKYGSDKPDLRFGLELVDIGEIAGNCDFAVFKKTMESGGRVRGLNAKGAADNYSRKDIDGLTEYVGEYGAKGLAFFKVTDEGLHSPIAKFFSDEDKQKIMDAMGAEVGDLLFFVADQCAVTSAALAALRNRLGKELKLYDPSDFKCCWVVNFPLLNYNEDEQRWDAEHHPFCQPVDEDVQYFESDPAKVRAQSYDLVINGYEAASGSVRVHDQKVQQTVFDLLGISADEAEERFGFLLQALRYGAPPHAGAALGLDRLVMLLCGNDNIRDVIAFPKTQKAADLLSGAPSEVDPHQLRDLRIKVDIPQ; this is translated from the coding sequence GTGTTACGAACACATACCTGTGGCGAACTGAGAACAGACCATGTTGGACAGACTGTGACTCTGGCGGGTTGGGTCATCCGTGGTCGCGATCATGGGGGCCTGGCCTTCATCGACCTCCGCGACCGCTACGGGGTCACCCAGATTGTGTTCAATCCGGATCGTGATGCCGAGATGCACGAGCTGGCTCGTACCCTGCGTGCCGAGGATGTAATCCAGGTCAGCGGCGAAGTCGTGCTGCGGGACGACCGTGAAAACGAGAAGCTGGCCACCGGGAAAATCGAAGTCCGGGCGCATGAACTCAAAGTCCTCAACAAAAGTAAAACACCGCCGTTCGAGCCGGGTACGTCCGAACTGCCCAACGAAGAGTTGCGGCTCACCTACCGCTTCCTCGATCTGCGGAGCGAACGTCTGCAGCACGCGATGCTGGTACGTCATCGTCTGATGAAACTGACCCGCGACTATTTTGACAACCTGCAGTTCCTGGAAATCGAAACGCCCATCCTGGGACGCAGCACACCGGAAGGGGCCCGCGATTACCTGGTGCCCAGCCGCGTGCATGAAGGTGCGTTCTACGCCCTGCCTCAGTCGCCGCAGATCTACAAACAGATCCTGATGATCTCGGGCTACGACCGTTACTTCCAGATCGCCCGCTGCTTCCGTGACGAAGACCTGCGTGCCGACCGTCAGCCGGAGTTCACCCAGATCGATATCGAGATGGCGTTCGTCGAACAGGAAGACATCCTGACGCTGATCGACGGGCTGATGGCGACCTTCCTGAAAGAGCTGCGGGGCGAAGAAATGGCCCTGCCGCTGCCACGGTATGACTATGCCGACGTGATGGAAAAATACGGTTCGGACAAACCGGACCTCCGCTTCGGCCTGGAACTGGTCGACATTGGAGAAATCGCTGGCAACTGTGACTTCGCCGTATTCAAAAAGACCATGGAATCGGGCGGTCGCGTACGTGGCCTGAACGCCAAAGGAGCCGCCGACAACTACAGCCGCAAAGACATCGACGGTCTGACCGAATACGTGGGAGAATACGGAGCCAAAGGCCTGGCGTTCTTTAAAGTGACTGACGAAGGTCTGCACTCTCCGATCGCCAAGTTCTTCTCGGATGAAGACAAACAGAAGATCATGGACGCGATGGGAGCCGAAGTCGGCGACCTGCTGTTCTTCGTCGCCGACCAGTGTGCGGTCACCTCCGCTGCCCTGGCGGCACTTCGTAACCGCCTGGGTAAAGAACTCAAGCTGTACGATCCGAGTGACTTCAAATGCTGCTGGGTCGTCAATTTCCCGCTGCTCAACTACAACGAAGACGAACAGCGGTGGGACGCCGAGCATCACCCGTTCTGTCAGCCTGTTGATGAAGACGTGCAGTACTTTGAAAGTGATCCTGCCAAGGTGCGTGCCCAGTCGTACGACCTGGTCATCAATGGTTATGAAGCAGCCAGCGGTAGCGTCCGTGTGCACGATCAGAAAGTCCAGCAGACCGTCTTCGACCTGCTGGGGATCTCAGCCGATGAAGCGGAAGAACGTTTCGGCTTCCTGCTGCAGGCACTGCGTTACGGGGCACCACCGCACGCCGGGGCCGCTTTAGGCCTGGACCGACTGGTGATGCTGCTCTGCGGTAACGACAACATCCGCGACGTCATCGCGTTCCCCAAAACTCAGAAAGCGGCCGACCTGCTCAGCGGTGCACCGTCGGAAGTGGATCCGCACCAGCTGCGTGATCTGCGGATCAAAGTTGACATTCCCCAATAA
- a CDS encoding TIGR00266 family protein, with product MSMQCHEVDYEIFGSDLQIVEIILDPGESVVAEAGSMNYMEDGIRFEARMGDGSRPDDGFLGKLFKAGKRMLSGESLFMTHFTNDGRGQKRVAFAAPYPGKIIAIDMSKIGGTITCQKDSFLCAALGTEVTMAFNKRLGSGFFGGEGFILQQLSGDGMAFVHAGGTVIKKKLQGETLRVDTGCIVAFTGDIDYSIEKAGNLKSMVLGGEGLFLATLSGHGTVLLQSLPFSRLADRVLAHAPSAGGSSRGEGSVLGGLGDMFGDS from the coding sequence ATCAGCATGCAATGCCACGAAGTTGACTACGAGATCTTTGGTTCCGACCTGCAGATTGTGGAAATCATCCTGGATCCGGGGGAATCGGTGGTCGCCGAAGCGGGCAGCATGAATTACATGGAAGACGGGATTCGCTTTGAAGCCCGTATGGGCGATGGTTCCCGCCCCGACGATGGGTTTTTGGGTAAACTGTTTAAAGCGGGCAAACGGATGCTTTCCGGTGAATCGCTCTTCATGACTCATTTCACCAATGATGGTCGGGGACAGAAACGGGTCGCATTCGCTGCCCCCTATCCCGGGAAGATCATCGCCATTGATATGAGTAAGATCGGCGGCACGATTACCTGTCAGAAAGACTCCTTCCTGTGTGCGGCACTGGGTACGGAAGTCACGATGGCGTTTAACAAACGCCTGGGCTCCGGCTTTTTCGGCGGGGAAGGTTTTATTCTGCAGCAACTCAGCGGCGACGGGATGGCGTTCGTGCACGCTGGTGGAACGGTCATCAAAAAGAAACTCCAGGGGGAGACGCTCCGCGTGGATACGGGTTGCATCGTCGCTTTCACGGGGGACATCGATTACAGCATCGAGAAAGCAGGGAACCTGAAATCAATGGTACTCGGCGGTGAAGGCCTGTTTCTGGCGACACTTTCGGGACATGGTACCGTGCTGCTGCAGAGTCTGCCTTTCTCACGGCTGGCAGATCGAGTGCTCGCACATGCGCCTTCCGCCGGCGGTTCATCCCGCGGGGAGGGCTCTGTCCTGGGAGGCCTGGGCGATATGTTTGGTGACAGCTGA
- a CDS encoding FliM/FliN family flagellar motor switch protein, with amino-acid sequence MSGFSQENVEAIFAQAGESMAAISDSLNQCFDTSYRIELGESGMWSPEELDDTFRGPGLAVLFRIGDEAMLGLIPEGLPLPDWYTSPGESQSSRLQTLSMEWSMNLIPLDAGEAEEFRAYAVESLLNEVMQGAPADWAALLRMNVFPGESETEAEESDGQSPSAVIPVIWPLTNVPVAETASAEPDPAPEPAATQSAQNAAAAPAAAMSSGQNPLNRITKLPVQAIVKLASKKIEMNQLLSICPGSLITFDKACEDPLEMYINNQVYCLGEAVKIGENFGLKIDKVGFHKEYKTKIIEF; translated from the coding sequence ATGTCGGGCTTCAGCCAGGAGAATGTCGAAGCCATTTTCGCCCAGGCGGGTGAAAGTATGGCCGCGATTTCCGATTCTCTCAATCAGTGTTTCGATACCAGCTATCGAATCGAGCTGGGTGAGTCGGGCATGTGGTCTCCCGAAGAGCTGGACGATACATTTCGCGGGCCGGGACTGGCTGTCTTATTTCGCATTGGCGACGAGGCAATGCTGGGTCTGATCCCGGAAGGACTGCCTTTACCAGACTGGTACACGTCCCCGGGAGAGTCGCAGTCTTCACGATTGCAGACGCTGTCGATGGAATGGTCCATGAACCTGATCCCGCTGGATGCAGGTGAAGCTGAAGAGTTTAGAGCTTACGCGGTTGAGAGTTTATTAAATGAAGTCATGCAGGGTGCTCCCGCCGATTGGGCAGCATTACTGCGCATGAATGTGTTTCCGGGTGAATCGGAAACCGAAGCAGAAGAGAGTGACGGCCAGAGCCCGAGTGCTGTGATCCCTGTAATTTGGCCCCTGACGAACGTGCCAGTTGCAGAAACCGCATCCGCGGAACCCGATCCGGCGCCTGAACCGGCCGCCACTCAGTCTGCTCAGAATGCTGCGGCTGCTCCCGCGGCAGCGATGTCCAGTGGTCAAAACCCGCTGAACCGCATCACCAAATTGCCCGTACAGGCGATCGTGAAACTGGCATCCAAAAAAATCGAAATGAACCAGCTGCTCTCCATCTGCCCGGGCTCGCTGATCACCTTCGACAAAGCTTGCGAAGATCCCCTGGAAATGTATATCAACAACCAGGTTTACTGCCTGGGTGAAGCGGTCAAAATTGGGGAAAACTTCGGCCTCAAGATCGATAAGGTTGGCTTTCATAAGGAATACAAAACGAAGATTATTGAATTCTGA
- the thiS gene encoding sulfur carrier protein ThiS, with the protein MQIQVNGEPREVPDAFTVAELLAQLELQPRYLAVERNLILIPREEHANCQLEAGDRLEIVTLVGGG; encoded by the coding sequence GTGCAAATTCAGGTCAACGGCGAACCCCGCGAGGTTCCCGATGCTTTTACAGTGGCTGAACTGCTGGCCCAGCTCGAACTGCAGCCCCGCTATCTGGCTGTTGAACGGAACCTGATCCTGATTCCCCGTGAAGAACATGCCAACTGTCAGCTGGAGGCCGGGGATCGTCTGGAAATCGTAACGCTGGTAGGCGGTGGATAA
- a CDS encoding ClpP family protease, with product MKSYPEKARSLRSFVPQDKEPDWEISLSGDLGDKESDLVARLVDVPRSSRGTIYFDSPGGSVYAGLTLASLIRLRQLNVAGVALGECSSAAILPFAACKHRFVTAYTTLLFHPIRWQSEDEVRLEEAAEWARHFKVLETDFDRLQAQLFGCRQSVLDRWTRPGRFVSGQELADAGLAQLIDPFSTEDQWKVIEAR from the coding sequence TTGAAATCCTATCCCGAGAAAGCACGTTCACTCCGCAGTTTTGTGCCTCAGGATAAAGAGCCGGACTGGGAAATCTCACTCTCGGGAGATCTGGGAGACAAGGAATCCGATCTGGTAGCCAGGCTGGTTGACGTCCCGCGTAGCAGTCGGGGTACAATTTATTTCGACTCTCCCGGTGGTTCAGTCTATGCCGGTCTGACACTGGCCAGTCTGATCCGCTTGAGGCAGCTTAACGTGGCTGGCGTGGCTTTGGGTGAATGCTCTTCCGCTGCCATCCTGCCGTTTGCCGCCTGTAAACACCGCTTCGTTACCGCATACACCACGCTGCTGTTTCATCCGATTCGCTGGCAGAGCGAAGACGAGGTTCGCCTCGAAGAAGCAGCAGAGTGGGCACGACATTTTAAAGTACTGGAAACCGATTTCGATCGTCTCCAGGCACAGCTGTTTGGTTGCCGACAGAGCGTTCTCGATCGCTGGACGCGCCCCGGACGCTTCGTCTCCGGACAGGAACTGGCCGATGCAGGGCTGGCACAACTCATCGATCCTTTTTCCACCGAAGACCAGTGGAAGGTTATCGAGGCAAGATAG
- a CDS encoding PQQ-binding-like beta-propeller repeat protein — protein sequence MKSVTPFLFCLAGLSLWACSEATSESMTPRAEAAQDSSAEPLPEVITEISFKDAQTKATPQVGFWPHWLGPNYDGISPETNWRADWSKEPPNVSWRKNVGIGYSSISAANGRIYTMGHKEGNETVYCLNADTGEVIWQQSYPAELIDNLNAGGPGATPTIDGAFLYTNSRDGRLICFEIETGKKVWEKILPKVYDMEIPEWGFTCSPLIRGDRLYVEAGRLVALEKQSGKEIWKSKAYMPGYGTPAAFENEGTRYLAILNNDCLSIAREEDGKEVASFAWPSPFNTNSTTPIIDGQTIFISSGYGKGCALLDFDNETLKSRYTNRDLKNHFNNSVLYQGHLYGMDGNSNLGRIVRLTCMDHQTGKVKWREAGFGCGSLLIAAGKLIILSDKGMLVTAEATPEAFKEISRFKVLDHQCWTVPVLSDGRLYCRDSAGNLACVDLRNKPTR from the coding sequence ATGAAGTCAGTCACCCCGTTTCTGTTCTGTCTGGCAGGCCTGAGCCTGTGGGCGTGCAGTGAAGCGACATCCGAATCGATGACGCCACGCGCAGAGGCAGCGCAGGACTCCTCGGCAGAACCACTTCCCGAGGTGATCACGGAGATTTCGTTTAAGGACGCCCAGACCAAGGCGACTCCCCAGGTTGGCTTCTGGCCTCACTGGCTGGGACCCAACTATGACGGCATCTCCCCGGAGACCAACTGGCGCGCCGACTGGTCCAAAGAGCCGCCGAACGTGTCCTGGCGAAAAAATGTGGGTATCGGCTACAGCTCAATCTCCGCAGCGAATGGCCGCATCTACACGATGGGGCACAAAGAGGGCAACGAAACCGTTTACTGCCTGAATGCCGACACGGGCGAAGTCATCTGGCAGCAATCGTATCCCGCGGAACTGATCGACAACCTGAATGCAGGCGGTCCGGGTGCGACCCCCACCATCGACGGCGCGTTCCTGTATACCAACAGTCGCGACGGACGTTTGATCTGCTTTGAGATTGAAACCGGTAAGAAAGTCTGGGAGAAAATCCTGCCGAAAGTGTACGACATGGAGATCCCCGAGTGGGGCTTTACCTGTTCGCCGCTGATCCGCGGAGATCGCCTGTATGTCGAAGCGGGACGTCTGGTCGCGCTGGAGAAACAGTCGGGTAAGGAAATCTGGAAATCAAAAGCCTACATGCCGGGCTATGGCACGCCGGCCGCGTTCGAGAATGAAGGCACCCGATACCTGGCAATTCTGAATAACGATTGTCTGTCGATCGCCCGTGAAGAGGACGGTAAAGAAGTCGCTTCATTTGCCTGGCCTTCCCCCTTCAATACGAATTCGACCACCCCCATCATCGATGGCCAGACCATCTTCATATCTTCCGGTTATGGCAAAGGCTGTGCGCTGCTTGACTTCGACAATGAAACGCTGAAGTCCCGCTACACGAATCGGGATCTGAAGAACCATTTCAACAACAGTGTGCTCTACCAGGGACACTTATACGGCATGGACGGCAACTCGAATCTGGGACGCATCGTACGCCTGACCTGCATGGATCATCAGACCGGGAAAGTCAAATGGCGGGAGGCGGGCTTCGGCTGCGGTTCCCTGCTGATCGCCGCTGGCAAGCTGATTATCCTCTCGGATAAAGGGATGCTGGTGACCGCGGAAGCCACCCCCGAAGCGTTCAAGGAAATCTCCCGCTTCAAGGTGCTCGACCATCAATGCTGGACGGTCCCCGTGTTGAGTGACGGCCGACTCTATTGCCGGGACTCAGCCGGAAACCTGGCCTGTGTGGACCTGCGGAATAAGCCCACCCGCTAG
- a CDS encoding PmoA family protein: protein MKTVLSILCLFVGLSTTVSAAEGTVDIKKNGSKFSVTIDGKPFATYNTSADLPKPFFSPVRAADGTVITRSLVDPEDHPHHKGIWVAVDEVNTVDFWAEKGKIKNTGVKIVKASGNPAVMKVTNEWLGEDNKPIITENTLISIYANRLMTYNITFTAGAKPVVFEDTKEGLFGIRLPNGMREKEDGSVVNSKGVKGTKDTWGKPTEWIDYYGPLNGKVYGVTLMDSPQNYKQSRYHVRNYGLFTISPFGDHAYTNKKQPADHKHLKAGEKMNLKYGLYIHSGDTKQGHVADAYKQFVDVTKKKATKKKVTQQKPAAKPAKKVAAAPQKPAAPAKTAEPQMKPVPETEAVPANNCECQPAQQPQPRRGLFGRLRFRR, encoded by the coding sequence GTGAAAACCGTGTTAAGCATACTCTGTCTGTTTGTCGGCCTCTCGACCACTGTGAGTGCCGCAGAAGGTACCGTCGACATCAAGAAAAATGGAAGCAAGTTCAGTGTGACCATCGATGGGAAACCGTTTGCGACCTACAACACCAGTGCCGACCTGCCAAAGCCCTTCTTCTCACCGGTCCGCGCCGCTGACGGCACCGTGATTACCCGTTCGCTCGTCGATCCCGAAGATCACCCGCACCACAAAGGGATCTGGGTCGCCGTCGATGAAGTCAACACCGTCGACTTCTGGGCCGAGAAAGGCAAAATCAAAAACACCGGTGTGAAAATCGTCAAAGCCTCAGGTAATCCGGCTGTAATGAAAGTTACCAACGAGTGGCTCGGCGAAGACAACAAGCCGATCATTACCGAAAATACCCTGATCTCGATCTACGCTAATCGTCTGATGACATACAACATCACCTTTACCGCAGGTGCAAAACCAGTTGTCTTCGAAGACACCAAAGAAGGCCTGTTCGGAATTCGTCTGCCCAACGGCATGCGTGAAAAAGAAGATGGTTCGGTCGTCAACAGCAAAGGCGTCAAAGGGACCAAAGACACCTGGGGTAAGCCCACCGAATGGATCGATTACTACGGTCCGCTGAACGGAAAAGTTTACGGCGTCACCCTGATGGATTCTCCTCAGAACTACAAGCAGTCCCGTTACCACGTGCGGAACTACGGTCTGTTTACCATCAGCCCGTTCGGCGATCACGCTTATACCAACAAGAAACAGCCCGCCGACCACAAGCACCTCAAAGCGGGTGAAAAGATGAACCTGAAATACGGTCTCTACATTCACTCGGGAGATACCAAGCAGGGGCACGTGGCTGACGCTTACAAACAGTTTGTGGACGTCACTAAAAAAAAAGCGACTAAGAAAAAAGTGACACAGCAGAAACCGGCTGCCAAACCCGCTAAGAAAGTTGCCGCCGCGCCTCAAAAGCCGGCAGCACCCGCCAAGACTGCTGAACCCCAGATGAAACCAGTTCCGGAAACGGAAGCAGTTCCCGCAAATAACTGTGAATGTCAACCGGCTCAGCAGCCGCAACCACGTCGCGGTCTGTTCGGTCGTCTGCGATTTCGTCGATAA
- a CDS encoding glycerophosphodiester phosphodiesterase encodes MSAANPLSAVEIVGHRGASFDAPENTLSSVNLAWERNADAVEIDIYLTSDGRIVAFHDKTTKRIGGRNKDVAKQTLAELQTLDVGAWKNAQYRNERIPTLPQILKTIPAGKRLFIEIKCGPEVLPQLKADLQASGKAADQTALIGFDYDTMRKAKQLMPGLKAYWVFKVKQNKVTRRWEHNADYYIRKAKAANLDGLDVGYNGFLTADFIQKSEAAGLPVFVWTINDVKDAKKLVEMGITGITTDRPGLMMETLKQAE; translated from the coding sequence GTGTCAGCCGCAAATCCCCTCTCAGCCGTCGAAATTGTGGGACACCGCGGTGCCTCATTTGATGCCCCGGAGAACACGCTCTCCTCTGTGAACCTGGCCTGGGAACGCAACGCGGATGCCGTCGAAATCGACATCTATCTCACCAGCGATGGTAGGATCGTCGCCTTCCACGACAAGACCACCAAGCGGATCGGCGGACGCAATAAGGATGTGGCAAAACAGACGCTGGCAGAACTCCAGACCCTGGACGTCGGTGCCTGGAAGAATGCTCAATACCGCAACGAGCGGATTCCGACCCTCCCGCAGATTCTGAAAACGATTCCCGCAGGCAAGCGGCTGTTCATCGAAATCAAATGCGGCCCCGAAGTTCTGCCGCAGCTCAAGGCCGATCTGCAAGCGTCGGGCAAAGCAGCCGACCAGACGGCACTGATCGGTTTCGACTACGACACGATGCGCAAGGCCAAACAACTGATGCCCGGGCTCAAAGCCTACTGGGTCTTCAAAGTCAAGCAGAACAAGGTCACCCGTCGCTGGGAACACAACGCAGACTACTACATCCGCAAAGCCAAAGCAGCGAACCTGGATGGCCTGGATGTCGGCTATAACGGGTTCCTCACCGCCGATTTTATTCAGAAATCGGAAGCCGCCGGCCTGCCTGTCTTTGTCTGGACCATCAACGACGTCAAAGATGCGAAAAAGCTGGTAGAGATGGGGATTACCGGCATCACCACCGATCGCCCCGGCCTGATGATGGAAACACTCAAACAGGCAGAATAA
- a CDS encoding DUF3592 domain-containing protein, with protein sequence MNSRHNRMTNVGRKLVMFLGFLFIFVGYILAYEKGLPLLDRAKASKTWPTVEGVVLESRVESHRSSNSSSSTYSPHVVYRYQVEGKDFEGETVWFGNDVSTSDRTMSEETIRKYPVKQNITVYYDPADHAIAVLEPGVFKTTYFFYLFGWLFLGLGILMASSVLFRSLLRLFRGGAEMQTPAESAG encoded by the coding sequence ATGAATAGCAGACATAACCGAATGACCAATGTCGGCCGCAAGCTGGTGATGTTCCTCGGATTTCTTTTTATCTTCGTGGGTTACATTTTAGCTTACGAGAAGGGCCTGCCGCTGCTGGATCGCGCCAAAGCCAGCAAAACCTGGCCGACCGTGGAAGGGGTCGTTCTGGAATCGCGGGTCGAGTCACATCGCAGCAGCAACTCCAGTTCGTCAACTTACTCACCCCACGTCGTCTATCGCTACCAGGTGGAAGGGAAAGACTTTGAAGGGGAGACCGTCTGGTTCGGGAACGATGTCTCGACGTCCGACCGCACCATGTCGGAAGAGACGATCCGCAAATATCCCGTCAAGCAAAACATCACCGTCTATTACGACCCGGCGGATCACGCGATCGCGGTGCTGGAACCCGGGGTTTTTAAAACCACGTATTTCTTTTACCTGTTTGGCTGGCTGTTCCTCGGCCTGGGAATCCTGATGGCCAGCAGCGTTCTGTTCCGTTCCCTGTTACGCCTGTTTCGGGGTGGGGCAGAAATGCAGACACCGGCAGAGTCTGCCGGTTGA
- a CDS encoding RrF2 family transcriptional regulator, giving the protein MFSQTVEYALRAIVHLADQAPNPCTTEQIAKATKVPQAYLSKVLQSLRQSSVVHSQRGIGGGISLVKRPDELSLLEVVNAVDPICRITTCPLGLKGHGANLCPLHRKLDDAMKETETAFGDTTLADILNSSTSSYPLCNEPVERLTQLGGPSIVPSN; this is encoded by the coding sequence ATGTTTTCGCAGACTGTTGAATATGCACTTCGAGCAATTGTTCACCTGGCGGATCAGGCTCCGAACCCCTGCACCACCGAGCAAATCGCCAAGGCAACCAAGGTTCCCCAGGCGTATCTTTCGAAAGTGCTGCAAAGCCTGCGGCAGTCCAGTGTCGTGCATTCTCAGCGTGGCATCGGGGGTGGCATTTCGCTGGTAAAGCGTCCCGATGAACTCAGCCTGCTGGAAGTCGTGAACGCCGTGGATCCGATCTGCCGCATTACCACCTGCCCGCTGGGACTGAAAGGCCACGGTGCGAATTTATGCCCGCTGCACCGTAAGCTGGATGACGCCATGAAGGAAACGGAAACGGCTTTCGGCGATACTACGCTGGCCGATATCCTGAATTCCTCAACCAGCAGTTATCCGCTCTGTAATGAACCGGTTGAGCGTCTGACTCAACTGGGCGGCCCCTCCATCGTGCCTTCCAACTGA